One Streptomyces sp. V4I8 genomic window carries:
- the eccB gene encoding type VII secretion protein EccB — MAKRRDELAAYTFARKRTVAAFLAPSPGGSEEGAPRPIRTVMPSLGVGLVLVIGFIAWGVIKPTAPKGWDTPGEYIIVDSDSTTRYVVLDPDPKDGKVEKVLHPVLNYASAKLLLDKGKGSVLEVPGKEIDKSGIRHGATIGIPYAPDRLPSKDDAQKPKSWAVCERPVEGAARAIDRAVFVLNANDAKALNNAGKVDPREALYVRDSRTKVDYLVDSKGTKFQLGSPSLEPTTMEKLRAAAIGTTAAGSEPQLVSSEWLSTLNDGGVITFPTIDGAGGPTQVQGLPAEAQVGRVIKAEEAHITQYYVVLKDKVAAITPFVAGLVRAAWGQDESADIKLSTPKVIDANGGDAQPFYKDKGWFETVPKQANSPASATAEARTTSCSVYDGTIGQGNKPQLAAWAGTAYPKRIVADSLSAYVSSGSGLLFTEITGAAGGGGAQYLLTDTGLRYSLPRSNDSAAQGSDSSTGASDSSNGDASETDKARTRLGYEDVSKPAIVPQTWAAFIPKGPMLDTGSAAQEQSQ; from the coding sequence ATGGCAAAGCGTCGGGATGAGCTCGCCGCCTACACGTTCGCTCGCAAGCGCACCGTCGCGGCGTTCCTGGCGCCGTCGCCGGGCGGCTCGGAGGAAGGCGCTCCGCGTCCCATTCGTACGGTGATGCCCAGCCTCGGTGTGGGCCTCGTGCTGGTCATCGGGTTCATCGCCTGGGGCGTGATCAAGCCCACGGCACCCAAGGGCTGGGACACGCCGGGCGAGTACATCATCGTCGACAGCGACTCGACGACGCGGTACGTGGTCCTCGACCCGGACCCGAAGGACGGCAAGGTGGAGAAGGTCCTCCACCCGGTCCTCAACTACGCCTCCGCCAAGCTGCTGCTCGACAAGGGCAAGGGCAGCGTCCTGGAGGTCCCCGGCAAGGAGATCGACAAGAGCGGCATCCGGCACGGCGCGACCATCGGCATTCCGTACGCCCCCGACCGGCTGCCGTCCAAGGACGACGCGCAGAAGCCGAAGTCCTGGGCGGTGTGCGAGCGTCCGGTCGAGGGGGCGGCCCGCGCCATCGACCGTGCCGTGTTCGTCCTCAACGCGAATGACGCCAAGGCGCTCAACAACGCGGGGAAGGTTGACCCCCGCGAGGCCCTGTACGTCCGTGACTCGAGGACCAAGGTGGACTACCTGGTCGACAGCAAGGGCACCAAGTTCCAGCTGGGCAGCCCGTCGCTGGAGCCGACCACCATGGAGAAGCTGCGCGCCGCCGCCATCGGCACCACGGCCGCGGGGTCCGAACCGCAGCTGGTGAGCTCGGAATGGCTGAGCACCCTCAACGACGGCGGAGTGATCACCTTCCCGACCATCGATGGAGCCGGTGGGCCGACCCAGGTCCAGGGGCTTCCGGCCGAGGCGCAGGTGGGCCGGGTGATCAAGGCGGAGGAGGCGCACATCACGCAGTACTACGTCGTCCTCAAGGACAAGGTCGCCGCCATCACGCCCTTCGTCGCCGGCCTGGTCAGGGCGGCATGGGGCCAGGACGAGAGCGCCGACATCAAGCTCTCGACGCCGAAGGTCATCGACGCCAACGGCGGCGACGCGCAGCCCTTCTACAAGGACAAGGGCTGGTTCGAGACCGTTCCGAAGCAGGCCAACTCCCCTGCCTCCGCGACCGCCGAGGCCCGTACCACCTCGTGCAGCGTCTACGACGGCACCATCGGCCAGGGCAACAAGCCCCAGCTCGCGGCCTGGGCCGGTACGGCGTACCCGAAGCGGATCGTCGCCGACTCGCTGAGCGCCTACGTCTCGTCCGGCTCCGGTCTCCTCTTCACGGAGATCACCGGTGCGGCAGGGGGCGGCGGTGCGCAGTACCTGCTGACCGACACGGGCCTGCGGTACTCGCTGCCGAGGAGCAACGACAGCGCGGCGCAGGGAAGCGACTCCTCTACGGGCGCTTCGGACTCCTCGAACGGCGACGCGAGCGAGACGGACAAGGCGCGCACGCGGCTGGGCTACGAGGACGTGTCCAAGCCCGCGATCGTGCCGCAGACGTGGGCGGCGTTCATCCCCAAGGGCCCCATGCTGGACACCGGCAGCGCCGCGCAGGAACAGAGCCAGTGA
- a CDS encoding putative T7SS-secreted protein → MSSDSYPALGFDPAPGNPGNVDSLAARTKRAAAALDNAQNSIKRLTGNVTWAGDAASAFSKKVGELPRYLKDSQEAMSTASSELTKWRAALADYQNTARTYEVQAKEAKGQVASAEKAKDTSTSRYNQAASDPAFRLSGQYFTGPALQDAQAKIDAASTRLQQADVDLSAASARLDQAERELEEIIKRAERLLEEHQAQARGVASHLRKATEKAPDPGFWESLGDTFQKLGNSIQEWCARHKDLLKTIGDWLSNISSVLGILALLTLWCPPLSAGLALASAAFSLGALAAHGGAKIGGADVGVMDLVGDAIGIAPASRIHGARCRSDSRSHHEGRVLPTCDDSASLGLDHVQGRHPSGVEAYRVGR, encoded by the coding sequence GTGAGCAGCGACTCGTACCCCGCGCTCGGCTTCGACCCGGCACCGGGCAACCCGGGCAACGTGGACTCACTCGCCGCCCGCACCAAGAGAGCGGCAGCCGCACTCGACAACGCCCAGAACAGCATCAAGCGCCTTACGGGGAACGTCACTTGGGCTGGAGACGCCGCCTCCGCGTTCTCGAAGAAGGTCGGGGAACTGCCCCGCTATCTGAAGGACAGCCAGGAGGCGATGAGCACAGCGTCGTCGGAGCTGACGAAGTGGCGTGCCGCACTGGCCGACTACCAGAACACAGCCCGTACGTACGAGGTTCAGGCCAAGGAAGCCAAGGGCCAGGTTGCTTCCGCAGAGAAGGCAAAGGACACCTCAACGAGCCGCTACAACCAGGCGGCGTCCGACCCCGCATTCCGGCTCAGCGGCCAGTACTTCACCGGCCCCGCTCTGCAGGACGCCCAAGCAAAGATCGACGCGGCGAGCACCCGGCTACAGCAGGCCGACGTCGACCTGTCGGCAGCCTCAGCACGGCTCGACCAGGCTGAGCGTGAACTCGAGGAGATCATCAAGCGGGCCGAACGGCTACTGGAAGAACACCAGGCCCAGGCCCGCGGGGTTGCGAGTCACCTGCGCAAGGCGACCGAGAAGGCGCCCGATCCGGGGTTCTGGGAGAGCCTGGGCGATACGTTCCAGAAGCTCGGGAACTCGATCCAGGAGTGGTGCGCCCGGCACAAGGACCTGCTGAAGACGATCGGCGACTGGCTGAGCAACATCTCCTCCGTCCTCGGCATCCTGGCGCTGCTGACCCTGTGGTGTCCGCCGCTTTCCGCCGGCCTTGCCCTGGCCAGCGCCGCGTTTTCGCTCGGGGCACTGGCTGCGCATGGTGGGGCGAAGATCGGTGGGGCCGACGTCGGAGTGATGGACCTCGTGGGCGACGCGATCGGTATCGCCCCGGCCTCACGAATTCATGGCGCCCGGTGTCGCAGTGACAGTCGGTCACATCATGAAGGAAGGGTGCTTCCGACCTGCGATGATTCAGCTTCTCTAGGACTGGATCACGTGCAGGGGAGGCACCCTTCCGGTGTCGAAGCGTACAGAGTGGGCCGATGA
- a CDS encoding IS1380 family transposase, protein MSKRTEWADDLSLSASGKKLVGKAGIVPVRRLADKVGLTDALGAALVRRGFRPVHDRGTVLVSAACAVLLGARSMAGIDVMRQTSLVLGSPASASTLWRTLEAIGPVQLTKIASARARTRIHVHQQLDLRPGGFPWIKVNGRELTGVTVLDLDASVVPAHSGKEGAEPNFKGYGHHPLLMFCDNTEELLVNRLRPGSAGSNTADDHISVSIEGLRQLPTRRRRRVLFRTDGAGATMEFLTWITSGGGNAANRWEYSVGHTRDDDFWKALAKVPATAWTPALDHKGQPRKDADLVEITDMLDLTGWPEGMRVIVRREPIHPKYERELKPYEKKTDYRYQAIATNTTGGQLQFLDARARSHTHVEAGIRRGKALSLNLMPSRYFKVNQAWCTLLALATDLARWFQLLATEGKLARAEPATLRTRLLDVPAKLADHARRRELKFDPAWPASTDIVDAWGAVQALPAPG, encoded by the coding sequence GTGTCGAAGCGTACAGAGTGGGCCGATGATCTGTCGCTGTCCGCAAGCGGGAAGAAGCTGGTGGGCAAGGCGGGCATCGTGCCGGTGCGGCGTCTGGCGGACAAGGTCGGGCTGACCGACGCGCTCGGGGCTGCCCTGGTGCGGCGGGGCTTCCGTCCCGTCCATGATCGGGGAACGGTCCTGGTCTCGGCGGCCTGCGCGGTCCTGCTGGGCGCGCGGTCGATGGCCGGGATCGATGTGATGCGCCAGACCTCGCTGGTCCTGGGCAGCCCGGCCTCGGCGTCCACGCTGTGGCGGACCCTGGAGGCGATCGGACCGGTCCAGCTGACGAAGATCGCCTCCGCACGGGCCCGGACCCGTATCCACGTCCACCAGCAGCTCGACCTGCGCCCGGGCGGCTTTCCCTGGATCAAGGTCAACGGGCGGGAGCTGACCGGTGTCACGGTGCTGGACCTGGACGCCTCAGTCGTCCCGGCGCATTCCGGCAAGGAGGGAGCCGAGCCCAACTTCAAGGGATATGGCCACCACCCGCTGTTGATGTTCTGCGACAACACCGAAGAACTCCTGGTCAACCGGCTGCGGCCGGGATCGGCGGGATCCAACACCGCCGATGACCACATCTCGGTGAGTATCGAGGGCCTGCGTCAGCTGCCCACCCGCCGTCGGCGCCGGGTCCTGTTCCGCACCGACGGCGCCGGAGCCACGATGGAGTTCCTCACCTGGATCACCTCCGGCGGCGGCAACGCGGCCAACCGCTGGGAGTACTCCGTCGGCCACACCCGCGACGACGACTTCTGGAAGGCCCTGGCCAAGGTCCCGGCCACCGCGTGGACGCCGGCCCTGGACCACAAGGGCCAGCCGCGCAAGGACGCCGACCTCGTCGAGATCACCGACATGCTCGACCTGACCGGCTGGCCGGAAGGGATGCGGGTGATCGTTCGCCGCGAACCCATCCACCCCAAGTACGAGCGCGAGCTCAAGCCGTACGAGAAGAAGACCGACTACCGCTACCAGGCCATCGCCACCAACACCACCGGCGGGCAACTGCAGTTCCTCGACGCCCGAGCCCGCTCCCACACCCACGTCGAGGCCGGCATCCGACGCGGCAAGGCCCTCTCCCTCAACCTGATGCCCTCCCGCTACTTCAAGGTCAACCAAGCCTGGTGCACCCTCCTCGCCCTGGCCACCGACCTCGCCCGCTGGTTCCAACTCCTGGCCACCGAAGGCAAACTCGCCCGGGCCGAGCCCGCCACTCTGCGCACCCGACTCCTGGACGTCCCCGCGAAACTCGCCGACCACGCCCGAAGACGCGAGCTGAAATTCGACCCCGCCTGGCCCGCATCCACCGACATCGTCGACGCCTGGGGCGCCGTCCAGGCCCTGCCCGCCCCCGGCTGA
- the mycP gene encoding type VII secretion-associated serine protease mycosin, whose amino-acid sequence MRGLNVVGLNVVGRTARSRSRDSRDSRRSGTRALQRVFGVLAATGICLASAPPAVAEPTVPAFPAGSAGSAVPTRLADSANSASGRSDSGDSDSGRARFGLADSSECVFGGDVIKSTPWSLQRILLNQLWAQATGKDVKVAVIDTGVDKSNKQLTGAVSGGRSYVPGGSGTQDIEGHGTRVAGIIAARPLKGTGFVGIAKDAKILSYRYTGGEGEKGQGDAGTMADAIGDAVADGAKIINISSDTQNKQDDDTLRAAVESAVGKGALIIAAAGNDGADGKFAKTYPAAYDGVLAVGASDRNDERAPFSQAGDFVDVAAPGVSMVSTVPVGGQCTADGTSFAAPYVAGVAALLKQKYPEWNAAQIATRIEETAQRPGRKANPFIGWGVVDPVAALSDESEPGESPEPDPPVAAGGGSAVIPMAVTMGESEAERERRVAIYVLGTGLALALVVAGSGVAVRDWRSRRGGLAGRSARSGRSGRSVDRLGR is encoded by the coding sequence ATGAGGGGCCTGAACGTGGTGGGCCTGAACGTGGTCGGCCGGACAGCCCGTTCGCGCAGCCGCGACAGCCGCGACAGCCGCAGGAGTGGAACCCGCGCACTGCAGCGGGTTTTCGGCGTGCTCGCGGCGACGGGGATCTGCCTCGCGTCGGCGCCGCCGGCGGTGGCGGAACCGACGGTACCGGCGTTCCCCGCTGGCTCGGCTGGCTCGGCGGTTCCCACCCGCCTCGCGGACTCGGCCAACTCCGCCTCCGGCCGTTCCGACTCGGGTGACTCCGACAGTGGCCGCGCCCGCTTCGGCCTGGCCGACAGCTCGGAATGCGTCTTCGGCGGCGACGTCATCAAGTCCACGCCTTGGTCGCTGCAGCGGATCCTCCTGAACCAGCTGTGGGCGCAGGCGACGGGCAAGGACGTCAAGGTCGCGGTGATCGACACGGGCGTTGACAAGTCCAACAAGCAGCTGACCGGTGCGGTGTCCGGCGGAAGGTCCTACGTCCCGGGGGGCTCCGGCACCCAGGACATCGAGGGGCACGGCACCCGGGTGGCGGGCATCATCGCCGCCCGCCCACTCAAGGGCACGGGTTTCGTCGGTATCGCCAAGGACGCGAAGATCCTTTCCTACCGCTACACCGGTGGGGAGGGAGAGAAGGGCCAGGGCGACGCGGGGACGATGGCCGACGCGATCGGGGACGCGGTCGCCGACGGCGCGAAGATCATCAACATCTCGTCGGACACCCAGAACAAGCAGGACGACGACACGCTGCGGGCTGCCGTGGAGAGCGCCGTGGGTAAGGGCGCCCTCATCATCGCCGCCGCCGGCAACGACGGAGCCGACGGCAAGTTCGCGAAGACGTACCCCGCCGCCTACGACGGCGTCCTGGCGGTCGGGGCCTCGGACCGCAACGACGAACGCGCCCCCTTCTCGCAGGCGGGCGACTTCGTGGACGTCGCGGCCCCGGGCGTCAGCATGGTCTCCACGGTCCCCGTCGGCGGCCAGTGCACCGCCGACGGTACGAGCTTCGCGGCGCCGTACGTCGCGGGGGTCGCGGCCCTGCTGAAGCAGAAGTACCCGGAGTGGAACGCCGCCCAGATCGCCACCCGCATCGAGGAAACCGCTCAGCGCCCGGGCCGCAAGGCCAACCCCTTCATCGGTTGGGGCGTCGTCGACCCGGTCGCCGCGCTGTCGGACGAGTCGGAGCCCGGAGAGTCCCCGGAGCCGGATCCGCCGGTCGCGGCCGGCGGGGGCAGCGCGGTCATCCCGATGGCAGTGACCATGGGGGAGAGCGAGGCGGAGCGGGAACGCCGGGTGGCCATTTATGTGTTGGGCACGGGGCTGGCTCTTGCGCTAGTAGTTGCGGGGAGCGGGGTTGCTGTGCGGGACTGGCGTAGCCGGCGGGGTGGATTGGCTGGTCGGTCTGCTCGGTCTGGTCGGTCCGGTCGGTCCGTCGATCGGCTTGGGCGATGA
- a CDS encoding WXG100 family type VII secretion target: MGKQGDAGAMGAGFKVDISELDTLVRELHRSQDEMRAALNALRDTGPKTTGSKELDNACDEFHDSWDEAITKIAEGTQAIEDGLKKTRDTYRDVETALRDGFAGKGGGQ; this comes from the coding sequence ATGGGCAAACAGGGGGACGCCGGCGCCATGGGAGCGGGCTTCAAGGTAGACATATCCGAACTGGACACCTTGGTTAGGGAACTTCACCGGAGTCAGGACGAGATGCGTGCTGCGTTGAACGCACTCCGCGACACCGGTCCGAAGACCACGGGGAGCAAGGAGCTCGACAACGCCTGCGATGAGTTCCACGACAGCTGGGACGAGGCGATCACGAAAATCGCCGAAGGCACGCAGGCCATCGAGGACGGACTAAAGAAGACCCGCGACACCTACCGGGACGTCGAGACGGCGCTGCGTGACGGCTTCGCCGGGAAGGGCGGCGGCCAGTGA
- a CDS encoding WXG100 family type VII secretion target yields the protein MGAGQAAGDALSRINFTLDWSNPLAGVLDEIIRGIMKQFNLDELLEQVSGDNELLTETAIQWRKSANDVRGVIEDLVVERRTLATQWQGEAFTNFDKMMTEYEEALRGEATDMDTMAELLEMAAQECAAAEQLMLDLIVEIVETALAAAATTAILSLLTAGAAAAIGPLIAAAGIAHKAAKAVKITAKLADALADLAKRMQLLRKMMKLRNALRKGPKHFKGGLMRYIKKVDERGNPIPERNLNDLAMYAGYRVVKKGVKGVVKDVIGADPAGAVQGSLLEDGPGVAEERYEYHQRPDPKSFDERTDVTPSSAARTVRDDFG from the coding sequence ATGGGCGCGGGACAGGCGGCGGGCGATGCGCTGAGCCGGATCAACTTCACCCTGGACTGGAGCAACCCGCTCGCCGGTGTTCTCGACGAGATCATCCGGGGCATCATGAAGCAGTTCAACCTGGATGAACTGCTCGAGCAGGTCAGTGGCGACAACGAACTCCTCACCGAAACCGCGATTCAGTGGCGCAAGAGTGCCAATGATGTGCGCGGAGTGATCGAGGACCTGGTCGTCGAACGCCGTACGCTCGCCACCCAGTGGCAGGGCGAGGCGTTCACCAATTTCGACAAGATGATGACCGAGTACGAGGAAGCCCTCAGGGGCGAAGCCACGGACATGGACACCATGGCCGAACTCCTCGAAATGGCGGCCCAGGAGTGCGCGGCTGCCGAGCAGTTGATGCTCGACCTCATCGTCGAGATCGTGGAGACCGCGCTCGCGGCCGCCGCGACCACCGCGATCCTCTCGCTCCTGACGGCGGGCGCCGCGGCTGCCATCGGCCCGCTCATCGCGGCCGCGGGCATTGCCCACAAGGCAGCGAAAGCCGTGAAGATCACGGCGAAACTGGCGGACGCTCTGGCAGACCTCGCCAAGCGCATGCAACTGCTCCGCAAGATGATGAAACTTCGGAATGCACTGCGTAAGGGGCCCAAGCATTTCAAGGGCGGCCTCATGCGCTACATAAAGAAGGTCGATGAGCGCGGCAACCCAATCCCTGAACGCAATCTCAACGATCTGGCCATGTATGCGGGCTATAGGGTCGTCAAGAAGGGCGTGAAGGGCGTCGTCAAGGACGTCATCGGTGCGGACCCGGCAGGGGCGGTCCAGGGCAGTCTGCTGGAGGACGGGCCGGGAGTGGCGGAGGAGCGTTACGAGTACCACCAGCGTCCTGACCCGAAGAGTTTCGACGAGCGTACGGACGTGACTCCTTCGAGTGCGGCAAGGACAGTGAGGGACGATTTCGGGTGA
- the mycP gene encoding type VII secretion-associated serine protease mycosin: protein MTLTGALLLTAAPAAFADYVRDQQWALNAFAAEDVWAESEGAGVTVAVVDSGVDGSHPDLTGQVLEGKDFTDGGDAQEDVLGHGTKMASIIAGHGHGAGNASGVIGLAPKAKILPLRTLQTNSDKNLDETWGAAVRYAVEHGAKVINLSIANDGGKTLSAGREAIAYAQSHDVVVVAGSGNNGYSDVSEPGALPGVISVGAVDEKANLWADSNTGKGLTLTAPGAEIVGANPTKSNGYGVGSGTSDATAYVSAAVALVRSKYPDLSAGQVINRLIKTATFAHHKGLKAPDEEYGYGIVRPYSALTMDIPAGPKKNPLGQVSSSSSTSSQSSKDTGSSTQAKKKKSSSSNSLILIGGIAAVVVIGAIAFVVLRSRRNGGKGGNGGPGAGGSQYPAYPPAQQPYPNSGPNQGYPTPPGQAPQHPNPYSQQPPHQGQ, encoded by the coding sequence GTGACGCTGACAGGAGCTTTGCTCCTCACTGCAGCCCCAGCGGCCTTTGCTGACTACGTAAGGGATCAGCAGTGGGCGTTGAACGCGTTCGCGGCAGAAGACGTTTGGGCTGAGTCCGAGGGAGCGGGCGTCACCGTCGCTGTTGTCGACTCCGGAGTGGACGGCAGTCATCCTGATCTGACTGGCCAGGTCCTTGAAGGCAAGGACTTCACCGACGGAGGGGACGCCCAAGAGGACGTCCTTGGTCACGGAACAAAGATGGCGAGCATTATCGCAGGCCACGGTCACGGCGCCGGAAATGCCTCCGGTGTGATCGGGCTTGCGCCGAAGGCTAAAATCCTCCCATTGCGTACGCTTCAAACGAATTCCGATAAGAACCTCGATGAGACGTGGGGGGCGGCAGTTCGATATGCGGTAGAGCACGGCGCAAAGGTAATTAATCTGTCCATCGCAAACGATGGCGGTAAAACTCTAAGTGCCGGTCGCGAGGCGATTGCTTATGCCCAATCTCATGACGTTGTGGTCGTGGCAGGATCCGGTAATAACGGGTACTCTGATGTAAGTGAGCCGGGTGCACTGCCTGGCGTCATCTCCGTCGGTGCTGTGGACGAAAAGGCCAACCTGTGGGCGGACTCGAATACGGGTAAGGGGCTAACGCTCACGGCTCCTGGTGCGGAAATCGTTGGCGCAAATCCGACGAAGTCCAACGGGTACGGTGTTGGAAGTGGTACTTCCGATGCCACGGCCTACGTATCCGCCGCCGTCGCTCTCGTCCGCTCCAAGTACCCCGATCTCAGCGCAGGCCAGGTCATCAACCGCCTGATCAAGACGGCCACCTTCGCGCACCACAAGGGACTCAAAGCGCCCGACGAGGAGTACGGCTACGGGATCGTCCGGCCCTACTCGGCGCTCACGATGGACATCCCGGCCGGTCCCAAGAAGAACCCCCTCGGCCAGGTCTCTTCGTCCAGCTCGACTTCCAGCCAGTCGTCGAAGGACACGGGCTCTTCGACCCAGGCCAAAAAGAAGAAGTCTTCCTCCAGTAACTCCCTCATCCTCATCGGCGGCATCGCAGCCGTCGTCGTAATTGGCGCGATCGCCTTCGTAGTGCTCCGCAGCCGCCGGAACGGCGGCAAGGGAGGGAACGGCGGCCCCGGCGCCGGCGGCTCGCAATACCCGGCGTACCCGCCCGCCCAGCAGCCTTACCCCAACTCCGGTCCCAACCAGGGGTACCCCACTCCTCCGGGACAGGCCCCGCAGCATCCCAACCCCTATTCCCAGCAGCCCCCGCACCAGGGGCAGTAG
- a CDS encoding WXG100 family type VII secretion target, with translation MTMSILVNYATITNASTDVKSTAGRIKQQLDDLEAAVKRVASTWEGEAQEGYQRKQREWDKTAADLHATLLKISTALQSAAENYQATEKSNAGTWS, from the coding sequence ATGACGATGTCGATCCTCGTCAATTACGCAACGATCACCAACGCGTCCACGGACGTGAAGTCCACGGCCGGCCGCATCAAGCAGCAGCTCGACGACCTCGAGGCCGCGGTCAAGCGCGTCGCCAGCACCTGGGAAGGTGAGGCGCAGGAGGGTTACCAGCGCAAGCAGCGCGAGTGGGACAAGACCGCCGCTGACCTGCACGCCACCCTGCTGAAGATCTCGACGGCGCTCCAGAGCGCGGCCGAGAACTACCAGGCCACGGAGAAGAGCAACGCCGGCACCTGGAGCTGA
- a CDS encoding WXG100 family type VII secretion target has product MAGQFRVTEDELTKLSGDINTVNGQLQGEIRRLNGVIDQIAGGWKGQAAQSYRQLQDRWNQDAKRMSDILNDIKEAVDSTRSNYSASEEQQNAEISKIMSDFG; this is encoded by the coding sequence ATGGCCGGCCAGTTCCGGGTAACAGAGGACGAACTCACTAAGCTCTCCGGTGACATCAACACCGTGAACGGTCAGCTGCAGGGCGAGATCCGCCGTCTCAACGGAGTGATCGACCAGATCGCCGGCGGCTGGAAGGGCCAGGCGGCCCAGTCCTACCGCCAGCTGCAGGACCGTTGGAACCAGGACGCGAAGCGGATGAGCGACATCCTCAACGACATCAAGGAAGCCGTGGACTCCACGCGGAGCAACTACTCCGCGTCGGAAGAGCAGCAGAACGCCGAGATCAGCAAGATCATGTCGGACTTCGGCTGA
- a CDS encoding WXG100 family type VII secretion target, whose amino-acid sequence MSGGFDVEGDALRKYARAVEAAAGRLDTIRSRTQQLELTQETFGRLPQSDDLKADYDTQHKESGNDLTDAVETLHSIADALKDSAAAYDGTEMDNRGMMGGGN is encoded by the coding sequence ATGAGCGGGGGATTCGATGTCGAGGGCGACGCCTTGCGCAAGTACGCCAGGGCTGTGGAAGCCGCAGCCGGCCGGCTCGACACCATCCGGAGCCGTACCCAGCAACTGGAGCTCACCCAGGAGACGTTCGGCAGGCTGCCGCAGTCGGACGATCTGAAAGCCGACTACGACACTCAGCACAAGGAGTCCGGCAACGACCTCACCGACGCCGTCGAGACTCTCCACTCCATAGCCGACGCGCTCAAGGATTCTGCTGCCGCCTACGACGGCACAGAGATGGACAACAGGGGCATGATGGGTGGGGGCAACTGA
- a CDS encoding WXG100 family type VII secretion target codes for MAGDKDLPKPVIVSDTCTANPVRPQTKTQFIDYSLKELKQMLDGTNPGAIEEVGRHWGKVNEILAGGQGEGIAGLLDKSVDNVLEHWEGDAARAFEKEARKISQSLRNAAWHADLNSSQMSDAGSQLRRYKQQLDAIEEPSTLDKIGDGLTDWKWDDGEAVAADLKDGKMTAAQIAEANEGKIGASREAQLNGVAVMENLGAQYARISGNLNRNQVIQNPDGSVKDPNRDVEYPPPVVSPGVGASRPGGSTAGNKPWSAGPTTSVKPAPNVPRDQGITGGTQLPSAKTKVDSISPGLTGTGPSTSGPGISGGGVGTGGGQGSGAMVPGGGVGLGGGAAGRGGAGLAGGRGGVAGAGAGRGAGGRAGMGGMGGAGAGGAGRGGAAAGGRGALARSRGGVVGAAKGITGKGAGGGSGLHGSRGGTQRGGMAGGMAGGMGGRNGRRPNDENGQGDRPDYLVEDEETWISEEDRNRNVPRTIE; via the coding sequence ATGGCCGGGGACAAAGACCTGCCCAAGCCTGTGATTGTGTCTGACACCTGCACTGCGAACCCGGTGCGGCCGCAGACCAAGACTCAATTCATCGACTACTCACTCAAAGAGCTCAAGCAGATGCTTGACGGCACCAATCCCGGTGCGATCGAGGAGGTAGGCCGTCACTGGGGCAAGGTAAATGAAATCCTTGCCGGCGGTCAGGGGGAGGGGATCGCTGGCCTCCTGGACAAGTCGGTCGACAATGTCCTGGAGCATTGGGAGGGGGACGCCGCCCGGGCCTTCGAGAAGGAAGCTCGCAAGATCTCGCAGAGTCTGCGAAATGCAGCATGGCACGCGGACCTCAACAGCTCCCAAATGTCTGACGCGGGCTCACAGTTGCGTAGGTACAAGCAGCAACTGGACGCTATCGAGGAACCCAGCACCCTGGACAAGATCGGTGATGGTCTCACCGACTGGAAATGGGACGATGGTGAAGCAGTAGCCGCGGACCTCAAGGACGGCAAGATGACTGCCGCCCAGATCGCTGAGGCCAATGAGGGCAAGATCGGCGCGAGCCGAGAAGCTCAGCTCAATGGCGTGGCTGTCATGGAGAACCTGGGTGCCCAGTACGCACGAATCTCGGGGAACCTGAACAGGAACCAGGTGATCCAAAACCCCGACGGTTCCGTCAAGGATCCGAACCGTGACGTGGAGTACCCGCCGCCGGTCGTCTCTCCTGGCGTCGGTGCCTCTCGACCGGGCGGCTCGACGGCAGGTAACAAGCCGTGGAGTGCCGGGCCGACGACGAGCGTCAAGCCGGCCCCGAACGTGCCCCGTGACCAAGGCATCACGGGCGGCACGCAACTCCCGTCCGCCAAGACGAAGGTGGACAGCATTTCTCCCGGGTTGACGGGGACAGGGCCCAGCACCAGTGGCCCCGGCATCAGTGGGGGCGGTGTCGGGACCGGCGGGGGTCAAGGCTCGGGCGCCATGGTTCCCGGCGGTGGCGTCGGCCTCGGAGGCGGTGCGGCCGGACGTGGTGGGGCCGGCCTCGCGGGCGGTCGTGGCGGTGTGGCTGGTGCCGGTGCGGGTCGTGGTGCCGGAGGCCGAGCCGGTATGGGCGGCATGGGCGGCGCGGGAGCGGGTGGGGCCGGCCGAGGCGGTGCCGCCGCCGGCGGACGTGGAGCCCTCGCCAGGTCCCGCGGCGGTGTTGTCGGCGCGGCCAAGGGGATCACTGGCAAGGGCGCCGGTGGCGGTTCGGGGCTGCACGGCAGCCGTGGTGGCACCCAGCGCGGTGGCATGGCCGGTGGAATGGCTGGCGGCATGGGTGGTCGCAACGGCCGACGGCCCAACGACGAGAACGGCCAGGGGGACCGTCCCGACTATCTGGTCGAGGACGAAGAGACCTGGATCTCGGAAGAGGACCGCAACCGAAACGTACCGCGGACCATCGAGTAG